A single genomic interval of Shewanella psychropiezotolerans harbors:
- a CDS encoding MarR family winged helix-turn-helix transcriptional regulator, with protein sequence MPESRESSLMLKNFLPYRLVNLAQNVSEKFAEVYQSEFNLTTPEWRILVHLAEHDDRNNGNGKRDLVDNSAKNNDTAERVEAADKSERVERTEKSETTKRAVVNEIVEKNKSTEPTGISAKELTILASMDKSTVSRAVKLMLDKGYLIKQLDENDKRASVLALTQQGKKLYQTIAPKALAWEADLLDVLSASEYRDLMRIIDKLDNRLA encoded by the coding sequence ATGCCTGAATCACGCGAATCCAGTCTCATGTTAAAAAACTTCCTTCCCTATAGGTTAGTGAACCTGGCTCAAAACGTGAGTGAAAAGTTCGCCGAGGTCTACCAGAGTGAATTTAATCTAACCACACCAGAGTGGAGGATACTGGTCCACCTTGCCGAGCATGATGATCGCAATAATGGAAATGGTAAAAGAGACTTAGTCGATAATAGTGCTAAGAATAATGATACTGCTGAGCGAGTTGAGGCGGCAGACAAAAGTGAGCGAGTAGAAAGAACGGAGAAAAGTGAGACAACCAAGAGAGCTGTGGTAAATGAGATAGTTGAGAAGAATAAAAGTACCGAGCCTACCGGCATTAGCGCCAAAGAGCTCACCATACTGGCATCGATGGATAAGTCCACCGTCTCACGCGCCGTCAAACTTATGTTAGACAAAGGCTACCTGATAAAACAGCTCGATGAAAATGACAAACGCGCCTCAGTATTGGCATTAACGCAGCAGGGTAAAAAGCTGTATCAAACCATTGCCCCAAAAGCTTTAGCCTGGGAAGCTGATTTATTAGATGTGCTCAGCGCGTCCGAATACCGCGACTTGATGCGAATAATAGATAAACTGGATAATAGACTAGCTTAA
- a CDS encoding GIY-YIG nuclease family protein — protein sequence MQPCVYILASKKNGTLYVGVTSDLIKRIWEHREHLATGFTDKYHVTQLVYYELTDSMYSAITREKKLKKWCRQWKINLIESQNPEWHDLWDEIQS from the coding sequence ATGCAGCCTTGTGTGTACATATTAGCCAGCAAAAAAAATGGTACCTTGTATGTGGGTGTCACTAGTGACCTGATTAAACGCATCTGGGAACATAGAGAGCACCTCGCCACTGGATTTACTGATAAGTATCATGTTACCCAGCTGGTTTACTATGAGCTTACGGATTCTATGTATTCAGCGATAACTCGTGAGAAGAAACTTAAAAAGTGGTGTAGGCAATGGAAAATCAATCTTATTGAAAGCCAGAATCCTGAATGGCATGACTTATGGGATGAAATTCAGAGCTGA
- a CDS encoding SGNH/GDSL hydrolase family protein — translation MMNKRQSNSVLKNTLQFAKLTAGLIFMVSVVGCSGNPYVSNAERNEIITLGDSIYDLSGEIQMFLEQDAGETFRDYTQSGAELAGGALATSVITQYADAKADHSTIETIVMNGGGNDILIPAMIFDPYRCKTKWYRPNLTNSCISLVDDVYVDAVTLLNQMETESVSNVLYLGYYHTTGNLTSLIKAVDYGNTRLSEACSNTTANCSFIDPRSVIVPSDVISDNIHPTTSGSQKMAALIWPLLEPLL, via the coding sequence ATGATGAACAAGAGACAGAGTAATAGCGTATTAAAAAATACACTACAATTCGCCAAACTGACGGCGGGATTAATATTCATGGTCAGTGTTGTAGGCTGTAGCGGCAATCCTTATGTATCGAATGCCGAAAGAAACGAGATTATTACCTTAGGTGATTCGATCTATGATCTTTCTGGTGAGATCCAGATGTTTTTGGAGCAAGATGCCGGTGAGACATTCAGAGATTATACCCAAAGTGGTGCCGAACTGGCTGGTGGCGCATTGGCTACCTCTGTCATTACACAATATGCCGATGCTAAGGCTGATCATTCAACCATAGAAACTATCGTCATGAACGGTGGAGGCAACGATATCCTCATTCCGGCCATGATATTCGACCCCTATCGTTGTAAGACTAAATGGTACCGTCCAAATTTAACCAACTCTTGCATCTCTTTAGTTGATGATGTGTATGTTGACGCGGTGACCTTGCTCAATCAAATGGAAACCGAGAGCGTATCAAACGTGCTCTACCTGGGTTATTACCACACCACAGGTAACCTCACTAGTCTGATCAAGGCTGTTGATTACGGCAACACGCGTTTGTCTGAGGCTTGTAGCAATACTACTGCTAATTGTAGCTTTATCGACCCACGCTCGGTTATCGTCCCCAGTGATGTTATCTCCGACAATATCCATCCAACCACATCTGGCTCACAAAAGATGGCCGCGCTTATCTGGCCTCTGTTAGAACCTCTGCTATAG
- a CDS encoding DUF1570 domain-containing protein, which translates to MLIIGLVVEEYGKDGLRMTTKDKVIEHFLANRYKAGVICRDKGWQFCQNWAELPRSRFTLGQTSGKPDTTTVSKNGAGTQKRNIEHNETLTTSKSTPNSGFNTEQEDTQFTQGYSFEHTEQNSNQNQFKYNNIPGCATSTLNEAEQAQRKQNRKRIYSWTDENGQMHFTDDDREYAQHDIALTQYQEPEYSFELEVNSTGGKLPLYYKDKVTAAIKKVSDIYKSYLPHSGVAPVKVNLTLAKSKASYNNLQAKYAPNLGPSQGFYVARQNMAVVHHKNDRQAHQTSVHESVHVLNAGLFGPTPRWFNEGMAEYFESIEMSGFSAKIPVRDWKRTLTGKQLSLNALLNSKRQIWAGSQQSSMYAQSHSLIHFLMSSKQGKQTITALLAHMVQTRCETSNPKSILSQYPGGLSPLQNDWIDWMNNRQYRAHTF; encoded by the coding sequence ATGCTAATTATCGGATTAGTCGTTGAAGAGTACGGCAAAGACGGATTGCGTATGACCACTAAAGACAAGGTCATCGAACACTTCTTGGCTAATCGCTATAAAGCTGGGGTTATCTGCCGCGACAAAGGCTGGCAGTTTTGTCAAAACTGGGCTGAGTTACCAAGAAGCCGATTCACACTTGGCCAGACATCCGGTAAACCTGATACGACAACAGTATCAAAGAATGGCGCTGGCACGCAGAAGCGAAATATAGAGCATAATGAGACTCTGACAACGTCAAAAAGCACGCCCAATTCAGGATTTAACACTGAACAAGAAGACACTCAATTTACTCAGGGCTACTCATTCGAGCATACAGAACAGAACTCAAACCAAAATCAATTTAAATACAACAATATCCCAGGTTGTGCCACTTCAACCTTGAATGAAGCCGAGCAGGCCCAAAGAAAACAAAACAGAAAGCGTATCTATAGCTGGACCGATGAAAATGGCCAGATGCACTTCACCGATGATGACAGAGAATACGCTCAACACGATATCGCTCTCACTCAATACCAAGAGCCTGAATACTCATTTGAACTCGAAGTTAACTCGACTGGTGGCAAGTTACCTCTGTACTACAAGGACAAGGTTACCGCAGCGATCAAAAAAGTGAGCGACATCTATAAAAGCTATCTTCCACACTCAGGTGTAGCACCCGTTAAAGTCAATCTTACCTTAGCTAAATCCAAAGCGAGTTATAATAATCTACAGGCTAAATACGCCCCTAATCTTGGCCCTAGCCAAGGGTTTTATGTCGCCAGACAAAATATGGCCGTGGTACACCATAAAAATGACCGCCAAGCGCATCAAACTTCGGTTCATGAATCCGTGCACGTGCTCAACGCAGGCTTATTTGGCCCTACACCGCGTTGGTTTAATGAGGGCATGGCTGAATACTTTGAAAGCATAGAGATGTCAGGCTTCTCAGCTAAAATCCCCGTAAGAGACTGGAAGCGAACGCTTACAGGTAAACAGCTTAGTTTAAATGCGCTACTCAACTCCAAACGACAAATCTGGGCCGGAAGCCAGCAAAGCAGTATGTATGCTCAGTCGCATTCGCTTATTCATTTCTTAATGAGCAGTAAGCAGGGCAAGCAGACCATCACAGCGCTATTAGCTCACATGGTACAAACAAGATGTGAGACATCAAATCCTAAAAGCATACTCAGCCAATATCCTGGTGGTTTAAGCCCACTACAAAATGACTGGATAGATTGGATGAATAACCGTCAATATCGTGCACACACGTTTTAG